The Bradysia coprophila strain Holo2 chromosome II, BU_Bcop_v1, whole genome shotgun sequence genome has a segment encoding these proteins:
- the LOC119073958 gene encoding protein giant isoform X1, whose protein sequence is MKIKDRKYFVDIKTETMTDTTSYSHPMKKSYQPLDLSVRCDSVDTYKTLSPYSTGSGSPPMETSPDKNNHDRSATYSDHSLQESSYPPFLKDFTNTYPCQKRDSPSPDQLYYTKQHNQPTCNIAPYMLQAAALQQRLSQHTPPAEDDSSETLNKQMGNSYPYQMIVGRDGKLSRPFKAYPRDPFSMASLSLVNSQSAEKFEMFRMKMLKHIHAANGGQPTVSNPKMRRTSSRAESTSNLDIETITNNNNSDSSTSGVKDSAYYERRKKNNAAAKKSRDRRRIKEDEIAIRATFLENENRELQAELISSRNQITEMKMEIATLHKKMAMQGAGQ, encoded by the exons ATGAAAATTAAGGATCGCAAATATTTTGTGGATATTAAAACTG AAACCATGACAGATACCACATCATACTCTCATCCAATGAAAAAATCTTACCAACCTCTGGACCTATCAGTTCGATGTGATTCCGTCGATACGTATAAAACATTGTCACCGTACAGTACCGGCAGCGGTTCACCGCCTATGGAAACTTCGCCAGACAAAAACAATCATGATCGTTCTGCCACGTATTCCGATCATTCTCTACAAGAATCTTCATATCCACCGTTTCTGAAAGATTTTACCAATACGTATCCATGCCAGAAACGCGACTCACCATCACCGGATCAATTATATTATACTAAGCAACACAATCAGCCAACATGCAATATAGCGCCGTACATGTTACAAGCAGCAGCGCTACAGCAACGTCTTTCACAGCATACCCCGCCAGCTGAAGATGATTCGTCGGAGACATTGAACAAGCAAATGGGCAATTCGTATCCGTACCAAATGATCGTCGGACGGGATGGAAAATTATCCCGACCGTTTAAAGCTTATCCGAGAGATCCATTTAGTATGGCTTCGTTGTCGCTTGTGAACAGCCAGTCAGCGGAGAAATTCGAAATGTTTCGTATGAAAATGTTGAAGCACATACACGCTGCAAATGGTGGTCAGCCGACCGTATCAAATCCGAAAATGCGACGAACATCATCGAGAGCTGAAAGTACCAGTAATTTGGACATTGAGACAATCACAAATAACAATAACTCCGACTCATCGACCAGTGGTGTTAAGGATAGCGCATACTATGAACGACGAAAAAAGAACAATGCTGCGGCTAAGAAGTCAAGAGATCGCCGAAGGATCAAAGAAGACGAAATAGCGATCCGAGCAACgtttttggaaaatgaaaaccgCGAATTGCAAGCTGAACTCATTTCGTCCAGAAATCAGATCAccgaaatgaaaatggaaatagcTACACTTCATAAGAAAATGGCTATGCAAGGTGCGGGACAGTGA
- the LOC119073958 gene encoding protein giant isoform X2, translating to MTDTTSYSHPMKKSYQPLDLSVRCDSVDTYKTLSPYSTGSGSPPMETSPDKNNHDRSATYSDHSLQESSYPPFLKDFTNTYPCQKRDSPSPDQLYYTKQHNQPTCNIAPYMLQAAALQQRLSQHTPPAEDDSSETLNKQMGNSYPYQMIVGRDGKLSRPFKAYPRDPFSMASLSLVNSQSAEKFEMFRMKMLKHIHAANGGQPTVSNPKMRRTSSRAESTSNLDIETITNNNNSDSSTSGVKDSAYYERRKKNNAAAKKSRDRRRIKEDEIAIRATFLENENRELQAELISSRNQITEMKMEIATLHKKMAMQGAGQ from the coding sequence ATGACAGATACCACATCATACTCTCATCCAATGAAAAAATCTTACCAACCTCTGGACCTATCAGTTCGATGTGATTCCGTCGATACGTATAAAACATTGTCACCGTACAGTACCGGCAGCGGTTCACCGCCTATGGAAACTTCGCCAGACAAAAACAATCATGATCGTTCTGCCACGTATTCCGATCATTCTCTACAAGAATCTTCATATCCACCGTTTCTGAAAGATTTTACCAATACGTATCCATGCCAGAAACGCGACTCACCATCACCGGATCAATTATATTATACTAAGCAACACAATCAGCCAACATGCAATATAGCGCCGTACATGTTACAAGCAGCAGCGCTACAGCAACGTCTTTCACAGCATACCCCGCCAGCTGAAGATGATTCGTCGGAGACATTGAACAAGCAAATGGGCAATTCGTATCCGTACCAAATGATCGTCGGACGGGATGGAAAATTATCCCGACCGTTTAAAGCTTATCCGAGAGATCCATTTAGTATGGCTTCGTTGTCGCTTGTGAACAGCCAGTCAGCGGAGAAATTCGAAATGTTTCGTATGAAAATGTTGAAGCACATACACGCTGCAAATGGTGGTCAGCCGACCGTATCAAATCCGAAAATGCGACGAACATCATCGAGAGCTGAAAGTACCAGTAATTTGGACATTGAGACAATCACAAATAACAATAACTCCGACTCATCGACCAGTGGTGTTAAGGATAGCGCATACTATGAACGACGAAAAAAGAACAATGCTGCGGCTAAGAAGTCAAGAGATCGCCGAAGGATCAAAGAAGACGAAATAGCGATCCGAGCAACgtttttggaaaatgaaaaccgCGAATTGCAAGCTGAACTCATTTCGTCCAGAAATCAGATCAccgaaatgaaaatggaaatagcTACACTTCATAAGAAAATGGCTATGCAAGGTGCGGGACAGTGA